The Candidatus Methylomirabilota bacterium genome has a window encoding:
- a CDS encoding transposase codes for MHDSAWSNDLTVEVGGHGVVSHAGSAVLRLLADRTGLTGALSRAMRRRGFRPVHDRGRVLVDAAVCIADGGRVLSDLATLRDQAELYGPVASDATLWRALEEIGPEQRARIATARARIRRQ; via the coding sequence GTGCACGATAGCGCGTGGTCGAACGATCTGACCGTGGAAGTCGGCGGGCACGGGGTGGTGTCGCACGCCGGGTCGGCGGTGCTGCGGCTGCTGGCCGACCGGACCGGGCTGACCGGGGCGCTGTCGCGGGCGATGCGCCGGCGCGGGTTTCGCCCGGTGCACGATCGGGGTCGGGTGCTGGTCGATGCCGCGGTGTGCATCGCCGACGGCGGTCGGGTGCTGTCGGACCTGGCCACGTTGCGGGATCAGGCCGAGCTGTACGGGCCGGTGGCCTCGGACGCGACGCTGTGGCGGGCCCTGGAGGAGATCGGGCCGGAGCAGCGGGCCCGGATCGCGACCGCCCGGGCGCGCATCCGGCGACAG
- a CDS encoding IS1380 family transposase — MHDSAWSKGLTVEVDGHGVVSHTGSAALRLIADNTGLTGGLSRALARRGFVPVHDRGRVLGDLAVCIADGGRVLSDLAALRDQAELYGPVASDPTAWRTLEAIGERERQHIAAARAKTRRRVWALSTARLGRIPPSKVADVDLGKTIVIRLDATIQIAHSDKEGAAGTFKGTYGHHPLGAWCDNTREALALRLRPGNAGSNTAADHIAVLGEAIAQIPDPHRRDLLITVDGAGATLELIRHITGLNAVHGRRVHYSVGFDLDHRARTAIALVHEDDWQHGWDRDGVPRDLQGEHGAGVVELTGLLRTSHGGDELPNWPADMRILCRRERPSAGAQLCALEEADGWRYQLVATNTPGRQLDFLEARHRAHARVEDRVRTGKTTGLDHLPSTSMAINAAWCVAAMIATDLLRWFALLCLGPAFHDTEPRTVRYRLLHTAARIVRGQRKRKIKIPETWPWACELAAAFVLAFALTPT, encoded by the coding sequence GTGCACGATAGCGCGTGGTCGAAGGGCCTGACCGTGGAAGTCGACGGACACGGAGTCGTGTCGCACACCGGGTCGGCGGCGCTGCGGCTGATCGCCGACAACACCGGCCTGACCGGCGGTCTGTCGCGGGCGTTGGCCCGCCGTGGGTTCGTTCCCGTGCACGACCGGGGCCGGGTCCTGGGGGATCTCGCGGTGTGCATCGCCGACGGCGGACGCGTGTTGTCGGACCTGGCCGCGTTACGCGATCAAGCAGAGTTGTACGGCCCGGTCGCGTCCGACCCGACGGCGTGGCGCACCCTGGAAGCGATCGGCGAACGAGAACGCCAGCACATCGCCGCCGCGCGGGCCAAGACCCGCCGCCGTGTCTGGGCGCTGAGCACCGCCCGGCTGGGCCGGATCCCGCCCTCGAAGGTCGCTGATGTCGATCTCGGGAAGACGATCGTGATCCGCCTGGACGCCACGATCCAGATCGCACACTCGGACAAGGAAGGCGCGGCGGGCACGTTCAAGGGCACCTACGGCCACCACCCGCTCGGCGCGTGGTGCGACAACACCCGTGAGGCCCTGGCCCTGCGGCTGCGCCCGGGCAACGCTGGCTCCAACACCGCCGCCGACCACATCGCCGTACTCGGCGAGGCCATCGCCCAGATCCCCGACCCGCACCGGCGCGACCTGCTCATCACCGTCGACGGGGCGGGCGCCACCCTGGAGCTGATCCGCCACATCACCGGGCTGAACGCGGTGCACGGGCGCCGGGTGCACTACTCGGTCGGGTTCGACCTCGACCACCGCGCCCGCACCGCCATCGCCCTCGTCCACGAGGACGACTGGCAGCACGGGTGGGACCGTGACGGCGTCCCCCGCGACCTGCAGGGCGAGCACGGCGCCGGCGTGGTCGAGCTGACCGGGCTGCTGCGCACGAGCCACGGCGGCGACGAGCTGCCCAACTGGCCGGCCGACATGCGGATCCTGTGCCGCCGCGAACGCCCCTCGGCCGGGGCGCAACTGTGCGCCCTGGAAGAGGCCGACGGATGGCGCTACCAGCTCGTGGCCACCAACACTCCCGGCCGACAGTTGGACTTCCTCGAAGCCCGCCACCGCGCCCACGCCCGGGTTGAGGACCGCGTGCGGACCGGGAAGACCACCGGCCTCGATCACCTGCCGTCGACCTCGATGGCGATCAACGCCGCCTGGTGTGTCGCGGCAATGATCGCCACCGACCTGCTGCGCTGGTTCGCCCTGCTCTGCCTCGGTCCCGCCTTCCACGACACCGAACCGAGGACGGTCCGCTACCGGCTGCTGCACACCGCCGCCCGGATCGTCCGCGGCCAACGCAAACGCAAGATCAAAATTCCGGAGACCTGGCCCTGGGCCTGCGAGCTGGCGGCCGCGTTCGTCCTCGCGTTCGCCCTCACCCCGACCTGA